One part of the Falco peregrinus isolate bFalPer1 unplaced genomic scaffold, bFalPer1.pri scaffold_40, whole genome shotgun sequence genome encodes these proteins:
- the LOC129783383 gene encoding olfactory receptor 14C36-like — MSNSSSITQFLLLALADTRELQLLHFWLFLGIYLAAVLGNGLIITTVVCDKHLHTPMYFFLLNLSLLDLGSISTIVPKAMANSLWETRAISYAGCAAQAFLFLFFISTEYFLLTVMAYDRYVAICQPLHYGTLLGSRACVHMAAVVWGSDVLYAALHTANTFSLPLCHGNALGQFFCEIPQILKLSCSHTYLREVGLIVVSAFIAFGCFVSIMLSYVQIFRAVLRIPSEQGRHKAFSTCLPHLAVVSLFLSTGTFAYLKPPSVSAKSLDLAVSVLYSLVPPAVNPLIYSMRNQELKDALKKLMTSCVFNIPSMTIMVLLQFPKEDKLLRNVKSSASLDCSDYEIVESLMPSPKKDYSLARTSQSRFCGLDKEQDVTEPAPGVGATSGHEEDSPAFILRTPDDHHQGTLRKLS; from the exons atgtctaacagcagctccatcacccagttcctcctcctggcattggcagacacgcgggagctgcagctcttgcacttctggctcttcctgggcatctacctggctgccgTCCTGGGCAACGGACTCATCATCACCACCGTAGTGTGTGACAAACATCTccacacccccatgtacttcttcctcctcaacctgtCCCTTCTTGACCTGGGCTCCATTTCTACCAttgtccccaaagccatggccaatTCCCTGTGGGAAACCAGGGCCATCTCCTATGCAGGATGTGCTGCccaagcttttctctttttatttttcatttcaactgAGTATTTTCTCCTCACtgtcatggcctatgaccgctacgtggccatctgccagcccctgcactacgggaccctgctgggcagcagagcttgtgtccacatggcagctgTTGTCTGGGGTAGTGATGTTCTCTatgctgcgctgcacacggccaatacTTTCTCACTGCCACTCTGCCacggcaatgccctgggacagttcttctgtgaaatcccacagatcctcaagctctcctgctcacacacctacctcagggaagtggggcttatTGTGGTTAGTGCCTTCATAGcatttggctgttttgtttccatcaTGCTGTCCTACGttcagatcttcagggctgtgctgaggatcccctctgagcagggacggcacaaagccttttccacgtgcctccctcacctggccgtggtctccctctttctcagcactggCACATTTGCCTACCTGAAACCCCCCTCCGTCTCCGCCAAATCTCTGGACTTGGCGGTCTCAGTCCTGTACTcgttggtgcctccagcagtgaaccccctcatctacagcatgaggaaccaggagctgaaggacgcactgaagaagctgat GACATCATGTGTGTTTAACATTCCATCTATGACAATCATGGTTTTACTTCAAT TCCCTAAAGAGGACAAGCTGCTCAGGAATGTGAAGAGCAGTGCCAGTCTTGATTGTAGTGACTATGAAATTGTGGAGTCTCTGATGCCCAG TCCAAAGAAAGATTACAGCCTTGCAAGAACAAGCCAAAGCCGGTTCTGCGGTTTGGACAAAGAGCAGGACGTTACTGAGCCTGCGCCAGGTGTGGGGGCAACTAGCGGTCACGAGGAAGACTCACCTGCCTTCATCCTCAGGACTCCTGACGACCACCACCAGGGGACACTGCGCAAACTCagttga